The following is a genomic window from Desulforhopalus sp..
TTTCAAGCGATACCGGCTAAGCGCCCCGGCTACCTGGCAGGAATTGCTGCAACTTGCCGCTACTCTTCAGGAAAAAGGCGTGACACCCTTCGCCCTCGGGGCGAAAGAGGGCTGGCCGGCACAGTTCTGGTTTGACTACCTCCTGCTACGCCGATCCGGAGCGGAATATCGGCAGCGGCTCATGGCCGGTGGGGCCTCCTATCTCAATCACGAGGTCGAGGAGGCCTTCGCCACACTGGGCGGTCTTTTGGCCAAGGGATACTTCAACGCCGACGCCAACGACATCGACTGGCCGGATGCCACCAAAATGGTGTGTACCGGCCAGGCGGCAATGACCCTCATGGGCACCTGGGCCATTCCCGCCCTGACCGCTGCCGACTGCGGCCTGGCCGAGGAAATCGGTTTTGATTTCTTTGCCTTTCCGGAGATGGATAAAGGGGTGGCCAAGGTCGCCCTTGGCCCGGTGGATGGTATCGTCGTCACCAAGGTTGCCGGTGAACACCAATTTGCCAAAAGCCTGCTGGGGTACTTCGCCGAGGTGGAGCCGCAGACTAAATTCAGCCTCGGGTCCGGCGCCTTCTCCCCGAACAGTCAGGTGCCGGAGGATATCTACTCGCCCCTGAAACGGCGCATCCGGGCGGAAATGGTCTCGGCACCGGAGTGGGCCTTCAATTACGACCTGGCCACCAAGCCGGCGATTGCCGGAAAAGGGCTGGACAGCCTTAGCGAGCTTATCGCCTT
Proteins encoded in this region:
- a CDS encoding extracellular solute-binding protein, whose amino-acid sequence is MNLRSIRLLLTSLLLLAALPLLAMTTDPPPATITLFHYFSGALSGGLSEMIATVNAGRQDRQVHAQGLDHEAFKSMIHATMARGNPPELFSYWAGAKTQELVDNDKLVPLDDLWLQAELGQRFTTAVTDKATSYNGKRYLLPITQHFVVFFYNAQLFKRYRLSAPATWQELLQLAATLQEKGVTPFALGAKEGWPAQFWFDYLLLRRSGAEYRQRLMAGGASYLNHEVEEAFATLGGLLAKGYFNADANDIDWPDATKMVCTGQAAMTLMGTWAIPALTAADCGLAEEIGFDFFAFPEMDKGVAKVALGPVDGIVVTKVAGEHQFAKSLLGYFAEVEPQTKFSLGSGAFSPNSQVPEDIYSPLKRRIRAEMVSAPEWAFNYDLATKPAIAGKGLDSLSELIAFPDQYLEILRHLQAEVEKLRPVR